AGTTTGAGACAGAAGATATCCGGAGACATTCTGTGTATGGATACTTGTTTGTGAAGAATTTTACGCCGCTGTCAGAACTGGCCCATGCGGTCCTCCACCATCACACGCCCTGGAATGTGCTTAAGGAACTGGATGATATAAGTGAAGAAAATAAAAGTATCGCCCAGCTGATCTACATTGCAGACCGTCTCGATATATGGCTGAATATGGAGGGACGGCCATACTCTGAATTTCTTTCCGTTATATCTGCCGGGCGCGGCAGCCGATATAAACCGGAGCTGGCGGACCTCATGATGAGGGAGCGGTTTTCTGCATTTTCGGCGGAGGAAGCAGAGTGCGATCCTGTGTTCAACCGGATGCAGTCCGAAATCACCTTTACCCATGAAGAGGTCCGCAGCTATCTCGGAATGGTGATATTTTCTATTGATTTCCGCAGCCGGCATACGGTGACCCATACGATGACTACCGCGAGTATCTCAAACGAGCTCGCACAGTATCTGGGGGTTGGCCCGGAAGAGCGGAATCAGATCATTGTGGGCGCGATGCTGCATGATATCGGCAAAATAGGCATTCCGGCTGAGATCCTGGAGTATCCGGGCAGACTTGCGCCCCGGGATATGGAGATCATGCGCAGTCATGTAGATATTACAGAGGAGATCCTGGGCAGAGATATTCCAAAGCCTATCAGGAGGATCGCCCTGAGACACCACGAAAAACTGGACGGTTCAGGTTATCCGCACGGTCTGACAGCAGAAGATCTTACGACAGGAGAGCGTATTGTAGCTCTAGCCGATATTGTCAGCGCACTGGCCGGAACCCGCAGTTATAAAGGGGCCTACAGCAAGGAGCAGATAATCACTATCATTTCCCGTATGCGGGATAACGGACTGATCGACGCCGGTCTGGTCAACTGTATGATCACACATTATGATACTATTATGAGCAGGACGCTGGCACAGTGTCAGCCGGTAATGGATATTTATGAGAATTTGCAGGCTGAATACAGTTTACTATAAAAACCTGGATCAGAAGTCAAATGAATGGATTAAACATTATTATTATGTTATAATTTTTTTGATCAGTAAGCGGGGGTTAAAAAGATGAAACAAAGAATAATGATGGGCATGTGCGCGGTGCTTCTTGTATGCAGCCTTATTTTAAGCGGATGTAATGAGAAGAATAAGGTGGTCAACTATAAAAAGGCGGACGAAAATACGGTTGATATCACTTTTTTTGGTAATAAATATGAGCCAGATAATGTCACAGTGATCGAGGAAATTATTTCTGGTTTTATGGAGGAACATCCGGACATCCGGGTGTCGTATGAAAGCCTGAAAGGAGAGGATTATTATACTGCTCTTGAAAAGCGGATGGCTGCAGGAAAAGGCGACGATGTTTTTATGGTGAACCATGACGCGGCGCTGGAATTGTCTGAGGCGGGCAAGCTTGCGGATCTGTCGGGCATGAAGACGATATCGGGATATACGGACAAAATGATCAGCCAGATGGATGAGGATGGAAAGATATATTGGGTGCCTACGACAGTATCAGTATTCGGCCTTTACTGCAATATGGACCTTCTGGAGGAGCATGGGCAGAAGGCGCCGGAGAATCTGAAAGAGTGGAGGGAAGTTCTCGATTATTACAGGGACCGCGGGCTGACTCCTGTCATTGCGAATAATGATATATCACTAAAAACGCTGGCCATCGGAAAGGGATTTTACAGTGTGTATCAGGAAGGACGGCAGGGGGATGTATTTTCAAGTCTGAATGAAGGCGGCGGGAAAATAAGCACTTACCTGTCAGATGGCTTTTCACTCGTAGAGGAGTTCATACAGAAGGGATATGTAGACGCGGAGATTGCCCTTGGCACGGAGAAAACTTCTGATGATCTGGAACAGTTTATAAAAGGGGAAGCCCCTTTTATGCTTACCGGCGCCTGGGCTGCGGGAAGAGTAGATAAGATGGAGCCGGATTTTGAATTTCAGGTTGTCCCGTATCCGGTTCTCGAGGACAGTTCCCTTGTTGTGATCAATCCTGATACCCGCCTGAGTGTGAACGCGGACAGCGGGCATAAGGATGCAGCCTTAAAGTTTGTGGAATATTTTACCGGGGCTGACAATATTCAGAAGTTTTCGGACCAGCAGGCGTCTTTCAGTCCGCTCAGAGAGGGCAGTCCATCATCTGTGGAAGAGATTCAGCCGCTTGTTTCATGCTATCGGTCTGACCGGACTGTCATAGGGGCAGACGGGATGCTCAAGCTGCCGATCTGGAAACTGACAGCTCAGGCTTCTGTAAAGCTGCTGTCGGGAGAAACACTTGATTCTGTCATGGACTGGCTGGATATGCAGGCTGATGAGGAAGGAAGTACGCAGTAATGAAAACAGAAGGAAGCAGAGGTACAAAGAGAAAGATTGCTCTGGCGGCGGTTTGCGTCGGGGCTGTTCTTTGTGTCCTGACGTTTCTGTTTATTGAGGCTGTAAAACAGCAGTTGTGGGAGCAGTCCGTTGAGACGATCATGGAAAGCACCCAGCAGGGATGCACAACGCTTCGGGTTCAGCTTCAAGATGACATAGATTCTATCCGCAATATAGCAGATTATGTGAGCGGCTATACGATGGAGCAAAAAGAAGATATCCGGCATACTGTACAGAGTTACGCGGGCATCGAAGGCGGCGTCAGTCTATATCTGGAAGAAGGCGGTGATATCCAATCAGATGTACCGGCGGACAGCACTGCGGCAGAAGCGCTGCGGGAGTCAGATAAGGAGGAAGGTGTTATCAATCCTCATATCAGCAGTGTTACAGGCGTAAATGTATTCGACGTCTTTGTAAAAGTGACGCTCAAGGACGGCACGGAAGGATATTTTCTGAAGGAATATGAAGTAGAGAGTATTGTGGACAGCTTCAGTCTGTCCTTTTACAACAATGCAGGATTCTCCTACGTGATCAACGCGGAGGGAGAGGTGCTCATACGTTCGCCTCACCACAACAGTAATAAGACAATGAAGAATCTGTTCGATATGCTGTCAGGTCCGGACAATAATGCAGACAGCCTGAAGGAATTCGCGGGGGCGCTGGAAGGATCGAATACGGGCTGGGCCTTGTTTGACTATATGGGGGAGGAGACTGTATTCTGTTACAGCCCGTTAAAGCTCGAATCAGACTGGTTCCTCGTTTCTATCATCCCGGAAAAAGTAGTAAACAGCCAGACGAATGATATTATTCTGCGTTCTATGATCCTCATTGCCAGCATCATAATCGGGATATTGGCGCTCGTTATTTTTTATCTGAGATATGCAAACAAAACGAACAGAAGGCTGAGAAATCAGGCGGAATACATAGGCCATCTGTATAATGCCATACCGGAGGGGATCGCCCTCATATCTGCAGATGCCCCATACCGGCTGCTGCAGCTCAATGAGGAAGGCCTGAATATCCTTTCGTATCCGCACGACGCAATGTCAGGCGTACTGGAGAATGTTCAGTTTGAAGAGTTGTTTCACCCGGAAGAGAGTAAAATGCTCCGGCAGATGTTTGCGGACGTGACGGGGAATGATGAAAAACATACATTTGAAAGTCAGATGAAGAAATCGGACGGCAGCTTTATATGGACGGCCGGAATCATTGAAAGGACGCTGGATGAGGAGGGAATTCCCGTTCTTATTGCCGCATTCCATGACATTACCGCCGAGAAACAGAAGGAAGTGGAAGCAGAGCGTGTGCAGCTGCAGGAGAGAGTGACGCTTGTCGGGGCGATTTCCAATGCATATCCCGTGATCGTCAGCGTTAACCTGACCAGGGATCTGCTCAGCTTTATATATGTGAAACAAGGACTGCTGCTCCACCTCGGGGAGGAGACTACGTACAGCGAACTCTTTTCAGATATAACAGCAAGTGTTCATCCGGATCATGTAGATGAATACAGGCGCCGGTTTGCGCCGGACAGGATCAAAGAAATATTGGGCAGTACGAAACAGGAGGTATTCCTTGAGATGAGACAGAAGCTCTCAGACGGGAATTATCACTGGACTTCCACGCAGATCATATACGTAGATAATCCGTATTCTGAAGACAAACTTGCCATTCTCATATCGCGCCGTGTTGATGAACAGCGCTATGAGGAGGAGCAGCAGCGCCAGGCACTTCAGACTGCCCTTGACAATGCCAGAGCTGCCAATGAGGCAAAGAGTAAGTTTCTGTCCAATATGAGCCACGATATCCGTACTCCTATGAATGCGATCGTCGGTATGACGGAGGTCGCAAAGGCACATCTGGGCGAACAGGACCGGGTGCGGGAGTGCCTCGATAAGATCAGCCGTTCCGGCAGCCATCTGCTCGGCCTTATCAACGATGTACTGGATATGTCCAGGATCGAGAGCGGGAAGATGTCGCTCAGTGCAGAACCGTTTAATCTTGCGGAGATGGTGACAGAGGCGGCAGAGCTTGTGCGCCCGCAGGCAGAGAATAAGCAGATTCATATTGACATTCATCTCTACGGGCTGAAAAATGAAAAGGTTATTGGGGATGAGCTGCGCCTCCGGCAGGTCGGCGTCAACATTCTGAGCAATGCTGTTAAATATACGCCGGAAGGCGGAAGTGTGGAAGTTGAGGTCAGGCAGGCAAAGAGCAGCCGTAAAGGATACCAGAGCTTTATATTCCGGTGTGCCGATACCGGTATTGGCATGACGCAAGAGTTTCTTGAAAAATTGTTTCTTCCCTTTGAACGGGCGAAGGATTCTACGGACAGCAAGGTAGTCGGAACAGGACTGGGCATGGCTATCACTAAAAATATAATCGATCTCATGAACGGGGATATTCAGGTGGAGAGTGAGCCGGGAGCCGGTTCCGTGTTCACTGTGACGGTTCCGCTTAAGCTGCAGGAGGAAGTGCAGGGAGAAGGTCCAAAAGAATGGAAGGATGCGCGCTGCCTCATTCTTGATGATGATAGACACAGCTGCAGAAATGCGGCAAACATATTGAGTGAACTGGGACTGGACGTACAGTATGTCTGTGAGGCAGAGTACACGTTTGAACGTGTAAGAGAACTCTGTTCTGAAAATGTCCGGCTTATCTTTTTCGGATGGGATGCTCCGTCCGAGAGCAGATGTGACATCGTGCGGAGGCTGCGGCCGGAACTGGCAGAAGATGTCCCGATAGCTGCGCTCGGCGGCCGGCGTTCCAAAGAGATGGAGGCGGACGCTGTTTCAGCAGGAGTTTCCATTTTTCTGTACCGCCCGTGCTATCGATCCAAGATGGCCGGTCTGCTGGAGCGTCTGAGCGGTGAGGAGAAAAGAGAAGAACAGAGCGAGATACTTCCGGACTATTCTGGCAAACGTCTCCTTCTTGTGGAAGACAATGCGATCAACAGAGAAATTGCCAGGGAACTTATTGGTGAGACTGGTGTTCAGATTGAAGAAGCATGCGACGGAAAAGAAGCGGTGCGGAAAGTGGCGGAATCGGAAGAGGGGTATTATGATCTCAT
This is a stretch of genomic DNA from [Clostridium] hylemonae DSM 15053. It encodes these proteins:
- a CDS encoding HD-GYP domain-containing protein codes for the protein MFQYNTSFIDNRAMIGLLRRAYNHVDIRLMDHGIRVAYIVSRLLRQRTEANSARVRNICFLSALHDVGAYKTEEIDRIVQFETEDIRRHSVYGYLFVKNFTPLSELAHAVLHHHTPWNVLKELDDISEENKSIAQLIYIADRLDIWLNMEGRPYSEFLSVISAGRGSRYKPELADLMMRERFSAFSAEEAECDPVFNRMQSEITFTHEEVRSYLGMVIFSIDFRSRHTVTHTMTTASISNELAQYLGVGPEERNQIIVGAMLHDIGKIGIPAEILEYPGRLAPRDMEIMRSHVDITEEILGRDIPKPIRRIALRHHEKLDGSGYPHGLTAEDLTTGERIVALADIVSALAGTRSYKGAYSKEQIITIISRMRDNGLIDAGLVNCMITHYDTIMSRTLAQCQPVMDIYENLQAEYSLL
- a CDS encoding ABC transporter substrate-binding protein; translated protein: MKQRIMMGMCAVLLVCSLILSGCNEKNKVVNYKKADENTVDITFFGNKYEPDNVTVIEEIISGFMEEHPDIRVSYESLKGEDYYTALEKRMAAGKGDDVFMVNHDAALELSEAGKLADLSGMKTISGYTDKMISQMDEDGKIYWVPTTVSVFGLYCNMDLLEEHGQKAPENLKEWREVLDYYRDRGLTPVIANNDISLKTLAIGKGFYSVYQEGRQGDVFSSLNEGGGKISTYLSDGFSLVEEFIQKGYVDAEIALGTEKTSDDLEQFIKGEAPFMLTGAWAAGRVDKMEPDFEFQVVPYPVLEDSSLVVINPDTRLSVNADSGHKDAALKFVEYFTGADNIQKFSDQQASFSPLREGSPSSVEEIQPLVSCYRSDRTVIGADGMLKLPIWKLTAQASVKLLSGETLDSVMDWLDMQADEEGSTQ
- a CDS encoding response regulator, which encodes MKTEGSRGTKRKIALAAVCVGAVLCVLTFLFIEAVKQQLWEQSVETIMESTQQGCTTLRVQLQDDIDSIRNIADYVSGYTMEQKEDIRHTVQSYAGIEGGVSLYLEEGGDIQSDVPADSTAAEALRESDKEEGVINPHISSVTGVNVFDVFVKVTLKDGTEGYFLKEYEVESIVDSFSLSFYNNAGFSYVINAEGEVLIRSPHHNSNKTMKNLFDMLSGPDNNADSLKEFAGALEGSNTGWALFDYMGEETVFCYSPLKLESDWFLVSIIPEKVVNSQTNDIILRSMILIASIIIGILALVIFYLRYANKTNRRLRNQAEYIGHLYNAIPEGIALISADAPYRLLQLNEEGLNILSYPHDAMSGVLENVQFEELFHPEESKMLRQMFADVTGNDEKHTFESQMKKSDGSFIWTAGIIERTLDEEGIPVLIAAFHDITAEKQKEVEAERVQLQERVTLVGAISNAYPVIVSVNLTRDLLSFIYVKQGLLLHLGEETTYSELFSDITASVHPDHVDEYRRRFAPDRIKEILGSTKQEVFLEMRQKLSDGNYHWTSTQIIYVDNPYSEDKLAILISRRVDEQRYEEEQQRQALQTALDNARAANEAKSKFLSNMSHDIRTPMNAIVGMTEVAKAHLGEQDRVRECLDKISRSGSHLLGLINDVLDMSRIESGKMSLSAEPFNLAEMVTEAAELVRPQAENKQIHIDIHLYGLKNEKVIGDELRLRQVGVNILSNAVKYTPEGGSVEVEVRQAKSSRKGYQSFIFRCADTGIGMTQEFLEKLFLPFERAKDSTDSKVVGTGLGMAITKNIIDLMNGDIQVESEPGAGSVFTVTVPLKLQEEVQGEGPKEWKDARCLILDDDRHSCRNAANILSELGLDVQYVCEAEYTFERVRELCSENVRLIFFGWDAPSESRCDIVRRLRPELAEDVPIAALGGRRSKEMEADAVSAGVSIFLYRPCYRSKMAGLLERLSGEEKREEQSEILPDYSGKRLLLVEDNAINREIARELIGETGVQIEEACDGKEAVRKVAESEEGYYDLILMDIQMPEMDGYEATRAIRALVRKDVCDMPIIAMTANAFDEDVRMALRAGMNAHFSKPIDIRTLRHMLYEYLSRRRKDGPE